From a single Hippopotamus amphibius kiboko isolate mHipAmp2 chromosome X, mHipAmp2.hap2, whole genome shotgun sequence genomic region:
- the LOC130842052 gene encoding cytochrome c oxidase subunit 6C — protein MASTSLTKPQMRGLLAKHLRFHIVGAFIVSLGVATLYKFAVAEPRKKAYADFYRNYDSMKDFEEMRKAGIFQSAK, from the coding sequence ATGGCTTCCACTTCTTTGACAAAACCTCAGATGCGTGGCCTTCTGGCCAAGCATCTGCGATTTCATATTGTTGGAGCATTCATTGTCTCCCTGGGAGTTGCAACTTTGTAtaagtttgctgtggctgaaccaagaaagaaggcatatgcagatttctacagaaattatgattccatgaaagattttgaggagatgaggaaggctggtatctttcagagtgcaaagtga